The Schistocerca nitens isolate TAMUIC-IGC-003100 chromosome 2, iqSchNite1.1, whole genome shotgun sequence nucleotide sequence aaaacttagagaaaaaaacgcacttgaagatcggaattatttcccgaaacgcgtcgtgcaaaatataaacaaaacgattaaaaacgtgagtggtagcagtaatttatttataaagaaaactatttactatacagtcgcaggctttcacaaacaatctacaaaaaggaaaaggcttgttaatttatatctttgacatctgccatgacacgcttccagcatttgtcataaaatatttacaaagagtgttccttatggcgttggctgtcagtcctcctcttatgttggcatcttgggctaagtcttccaaaccagtgaaggatgtggtgtcttcaattataaatccatctctctgacgtacaaaattgtgtaaaacaatgcaagctttaaccatttttactgcaaaatctggatgaacatttaaaggtcggtgaaacaaccgccacttattggtgaggatgccaaaagcacattccacatacctccttgctctgcacaaacggtaattaaatacacgtttctcaactgtcaagtttgttcccccaaaaggccggagcaaatgcgtgtgtaggccaaatgctgcgtctcccacgaagaagtagggtacttttggaccttccgtaccaggcagacattggacgtctggaaattccagggaattactttctattgacttccataaactggaccgtctgaacactgaagagtcacagtctttgccataacttcctacgtcgacataaatgaacctgtagttggaatccgctacagccatcagaaccacagaaaagtattctttgtaattgaagtacattgatccgctattaaatggggcagtaagacggatatgttttccatccaccgctcctaagcagtgggggaaattagcagtacgttcaaatccagccgctattgattcccatacctctttggtcggtctttgtatacattcttcccgcagtgatgaccaaattgctgtgcatacatcattaaccactttacttgctgtagaaatcccaattctgtactggaaatgtaagtcagtgaaggaacaaccgcttgccagatacctgaacaaaacgaaaaaaaatcagtgacatttagtttgcagtggacattttttgttacagttttgcttttttctatacaaaattaaaatgttttcatacagttttgttttcttttgatgtaggtatagaagtaatacggaggtggaccaatctacgagactcctttgtgaagtcaaacataaaaattcaagctgcgaaaaaaagtggctcagcagcaaagaaaatgaaaaagtatgtatattctgatcagctgcagtttctaaaaaagctgtatgatgctcgagagacggaggacagttttcaatcggaacgcaccgccagactggaagaagatatagaaacgcagggctccgtcgaaaatactgagaatgtttctgggccatttgatacagcacccacacaacaaacatccaaaagcgagtgccatacaaacagaaaacatagaaaacctgatgcaatcgaaatgaaaatattacgagctctggaagaagacaaaccttgcagcaaaatgtcatttttacttagtctgaagcctcatctggaaaaatttgatgaacaggattatcttcagtttcagatgggagtcctcaaagttatagaaaatatatatgaaaggagaaatatattgacagctcaacctcctccatttacccattacacacctcccatgccctataataatagatttcaagcttattcttattcacctatggaaaatgctgctccaatatcctcttaccatacgcatcagattcgtcctcctccagctgcaccaaacccaactacttttctcgaacaaccattacagacttctcaaggtcgcagttcttatcaacgaattaataaagtgccaccaccatacccttcgccttccacaagtagccatgaaggcccaccatcaacaacgcagttctacaacgtttttgcagagagcctgtcgccacaaagtgacagtacagtcagtcctgctacaaactctttggtttcaactgctgatattgatattgacttttctacttcataatctgagcgtaataaaaatgtaaaacacaaataaataagtaaataaacagaactagtttttatgtattaaattaccttaacgtgatagccagcatttgaacaggttggatgcaattgcggaattgtgtgttttgtcgttgtaacacatcctttagttttctatgtaattcgtcaaacgaggtaatagacattcggaaatagttaaagaatttatttccgtcgttcctcaaatcttcaaagagtgtataaaataaacccacttcgtctcttctctggttaatggggtgtacccacaaaagacgaccttttcttttgcggcgacgatgaagcaaccacaaagcaacaactcgtttacggttcatcttgatacacacattaagcaaactgaatagacaccaacaactggtcacgtcaaaaagccgtgtaatgtgaaagcaacacaggcacggctaaaactcgtacggctttttgccgtacggtcaaaaccgtatagtgtgaaagcggcctaAGACTCGTATGAGAAGCAGCTGGGAGCATCTGCTGTCTGTTGGCTTGGGATAGCCGCCAATGGCCCCTCTGCCTGCCAAAGCAGCGTCAGAAGAGGCACGGTTCCTGTCGTGACGGCACCGCAGCCCACTAAGGAGCAGCTGAATGGGCCACTCACACAGTCGCAGAGTTCTTTACCGTGTGGCGGCGTCATCTACACCACTTACCTTATGTTTCTCACTGACCATAATTTACTACTATTATGGAGCATTACTGTTCAGCTTAAAAAACTTTTGTGTGATGGAGAAAGGCATACAGCCTACGtaccatgctgttgttgttgttgttgttgttgttgtggtcttcagtcctgagactggtttgatgcagctctccatgccactctatcctgtgcaagcttcttcatctcccagtacctactgcaacctacatttcgaaagcttctattctcttcttgtccaaactagttatcgtccatgtttcacttccatacatggctacactccatacaattactttcagaaacgacttcctgacacttaaatctatactcgatgttaacaaatttctcttcttcagaaacgatttccttgccattgccagtctacattttatatcctctctacatcgaccatcatcagttattttactccctaaatagcaaaactcctttactactttaagtgtctcatttcctaatctaattccctcagcatcacccaatttaatttgactgcattccattatcctcgttttgcttttgttgatgttcatcttatatcctcctttcaagacactgtccattccgttcaactgctcttccaagtcctttgctgtctctgacagaattacaatgtcatcggcgaacctcaaagtttttacttcttctccatgaattttaatacctactccgaatttttcttttgtttcctttactgcttgctcaatatacagattgaataacatcggggagcggctacaaccctgtctcactcctttcccaaccactgcttccctttcatacccctcgactcttataactgccatctggtttctgtacaaattgtaaatagcctttcgctccctgtattttacccccaccaccttcagaatttgaaagagagtattccagttaacattgtcaaaagctttctctaagtctacaaatgctagaaacgtaggtttgccttttcttaatctttcttctaagataagtcgtaaggttagtattgcctcccgtgttccaacatttctacggaatccaaactgatcttccccgaggtccgcttctaccagtttttccatgctaTAAAACAGTTAATTCATAAAGACTTGCATTCTTATAGCTTTTATTACGAACTAGTGTGTATACACTTGAGGTGACGGAAGTCAAAAGATagcggtagtatctcgtacacaaggtgtaaaatggtagcgcattggcgcagctgttaattgtactcacaagggaacctccccatcgcacccccctcagatttagttataagttggcacagtggataggcgttgataaactgaacacagatcaattgagaaaacaggaagaagttgtgtggaactgtgaaaaaataagcaaaatatacaaactgagtagtccaggggttgcataggcaacatcatggacaaaatgaactcaggagcgtcgtggtcccgtggtagcgtgagcagctgctgaacgagaggtccttggttcaagtcttccctcgagtgaaaattttattttctttatttttgcatagttattatctgtccgttcattcattgacgtctttgttcactgtagtaagtttagtgtctgtattttgcgaccgcaccgcaaaaccgtgcgattagtagacgaaaggacgttcctctccaatgggaaccgaaaacatttgatcgcaaggtcataggtcaaccgattcctccacaggaaaacacatctgatatattctatacgacactggtgacggcatgtgcgtcacatgactggaatatgttgtcgacccacctaacttgtacacttggcgaaggggtaaaaagatacttctaccttgcccgatttaggttttcttgtggatgtgataatcactcccaaaaaagtgatgaaaacataagagtttgtcacataaactgaaaataaaaaattaaatttttcactcgattgaagatttgaaccaaggacctttcgttccgcagctgctcacgttaccacgataccacggcgctcctgcgtacccggtgtccttgacgttgcctatcttcccgtgaactactcagtttgtacattttgcttattttttcacagttccatacaacttcttcgatttttctcaattcatctgttttcagtttttcaaggcttatccactctgccaacttataactaaatctgaggggggtgcgatggggaggttcccttgtcaggtgattcgtgtgaaagtgTTTCCGGCGTGATTAGAGCTGAACGACgaaaattaatagactttgaacgtggaatggtagttggagcaatatgcatggggcatttcatttcgcaaatcgttaggaaattcaatattccgagatccatagtttcaagagtgtgccaagaaatcaaatttcaggcgttacctctcaccacggacaacgcagtggccaacggtcttcacttaacgaacgagagcagggGAGTTATCAGTGGCAACAAAAATTGTGGGACGTAAGacaaacgtatccgtcaggacagtgcggcaaaattttctTTATGGTctaaggcagtagaggatcattgcgagtgcctttgctaacagcagtacatcgcctgcagcgcctctcctggtctcgcgaccatatcggttgtaccctagacggctggaaaaccgtggtccggccagacgagtcccaatttcggttggtaagagctggagAGTGGCGTAAACGAAACCACGGACCCACGTTGTCAAAAagacagtgtgcaagctggtggtcgctcgataatggtgtgggccgtgtttacatggaaagggCTGCATACTCTCGTcctactgaaccgatcactgatcgATAATGACCGtttacagtcattcatggacttcatgttcccaaacaacgatagactTTTTATGGTTGGAATTCCGCcacgtcaccggaccacaattgttagcaattgctttgaagaacattctggacaattcgagcgaatgatttggccgtccagatcacccgaAATGTATCCCATCGATTATTTACGAGACGtagtcgagaagtcagttcgtgcgcaaCATTCTACACTGGCAACACTGTTGCAATTACggacggatatagaggcagcatggctaagtaTTTCTACAGTGGATTTCCCACGACCTGTTGAGTCCCTCCCACTTCGAGCTGTTTCACTACAACGGGAAATAAAGAGGTCCGACATAATATTAGGagctttcccatgacttttgtcaccgcagtgtacaTGGCACTACGATAAACTCTATATTACACAGTGCTGCGGTTTGTCGCCCCCAACAGTTGTAAACCATCTTTGAATGTGACAGAAATGTGGACGTGGCCCCATCTTGATGAGGACCACTTTGATAATACACCAACCTCGTGTGATATGCACAAATTAGAAATACTTACATTCAGCTTCTGCAGTGAGGTTGTTATGCCGTTACCACCCCAAATAAAGATATACGGGTGTAGCCGGATTTAT carries:
- the LOC126234856 gene encoding uncharacterized protein LOC126234856, with amino-acid sequence MDEIDTELLITLVEVRPVLWDKTLDAYRDRIATKNAWREVCVALKQDFDEMEDKDKNAFGIEVIRRWTNLRDSFVKSNIKIQAAKKSGSAAKKMKKYVYSDQLQFLKKLYDARETEDSFQSERTARLEEDIETQGSVENTENVSGPFDTAPTQQTSKSECHTNRKHRKPDAIEMKILRALEEDKPCSKMSFLLSLKPHLEKFDEQDYLQFQMGVLKVIENIYERRNILTAQPPPFTHYTPPMPYNNRFQAYSYSPMENAAPISSYHTHQIRPPPAAPNPTTFLEQPLQTSQGRSSYQRINKVPPPYPSPSTSSHEGPPSTTQFYNVFAESLSPQSDSTRRLAAEWEHKTSRRVALSVGGAPRLRSAVGDREAGGTRTECAAGRDPDSRPGLQAQLPASRHPAPEGGRGTTANTQT